A stretch of Electrophorus electricus isolate fEleEle1 chromosome 3, fEleEle1.pri, whole genome shotgun sequence DNA encodes these proteins:
- the ppat gene encoding amidophosphoribosyltransferase isoform X2: MHTDHRQKFCPIRSNVMDPQAMSQTKAAAGQESAGIVTSNGSSPPAYVTLKGMGLVNSAFKAEDLLKLRHGNLGIGHTRYSTTGISELQNCQPFVVDTLHGRIAVAHNGELVNAAALRKKVMRHGVGLSTCSDSELITQLLALTPPMEEADAPDWVARIKNLMTETPTSYSLLIMYKDVIYAVRDPYGNRPLSIGRMVPISKLHSSGGGEGDTEGWVISSESCSFQSIGAKYYREVQPGEIVQVSKYGVKSLCVVPRPEGEPPAFCIFEYVYFARPDSIFEGQMVYTVRQRCGHQLAIEAPTEADVVSTVPESATPAALGYAQESGLPYVEVLCKNRYVGRTFIQPNTRLRQLGVAKKFGALTDNFAGKRVVLIDDSIVRGNTISPIIKLLKEAGATEVHIRVASPPIRFPCYMGINIPTKEELIANKPEFTDIAGYIGATSVRYLSVQGLVAAVQGGTASFGGKELEMISPSNNGIRRLGHCTACLTGKYPVELEW; the protein is encoded by the exons GGGTCAAGAAAGTGCAGGGATCGTTACAAGTAATGGGTCTTCTCCACCCGCATACGTCACCCTTAAG GGCATGGGGTTGGTGAACTCAGCATTTAAAGCAGAGGACTTGCTGAAACTGCGTCATGGCAACCTGGGGATTGGGCACACACGGTATTCCACCACAGGCATCTCCGAGCTGCAGAACTGTCAGCCATTCGTGGTGGACACCCTGCATGGCAGGATCGCCGTGGCACACAACGGTGAACTTGTCAATGCTGCTGCATTGCGCAAAAAG GTGATGAGACATGGTGTCGGCCTTTCCACCTGTTCGGACAGTGAGCTCATCACACAGCTTCTAGCTCTAACTCCGCCCATGGAGGAAGCTGATGCTCCTGATTGGGTAGCACG CATTAAGAACTTGATGACAGAGACACCTACTTCCTACTCCCTGCTGATAATGTACAAAGACGTGATCTATGCTGTGCGAGACCCATATGGGAACAGACCTCTCAGCATCGGACGTATGGTGCCCATCTCCAAACTACATAGTTCAG gtggaggagaaggagacacTGAAGGCTGGGTGATCTCCTCTGAGTCCTGCAGCTTCCAGTCCATCGGTGCCAA GTATTACCGTGAGGTACAGCCTGGAGAAATAGTGCAGGTCTCCAAGTATGGCGTCAAGAGCCTGTGTGTAGTACCTCGCCCTGAGGGAGAGCCTCCTGCCTTCTGCATATTTGAGTATGTTTACTTCGCCAGACCAGACTCCATATTTGAAG GTCAGATGGTGTATACGGTCCGGCAACGCTGTGGACACCAGCTGGCCATCGAAGCCCCCACTGAAGCAGATGTGGTCAGCACGGTTCCTGAGTCTGCAACGCCAGCAGCGTTGGGATACGCACAAGAG TCTGGCCTACCTTACGTAGAGGTCCTCTGCAAAAACCGATATGTTGGCAGAACTTTCATTCAACCAAACACTCGTTTGCGTCAACTCGGAGTGGCCAAGAAGTTTGGCGCATTGACTGACAACTTTGCTGGCAAACGAGTGGTGCTGATTGATGATTCTATCGTGAGGGGAAATACCATCTCACCCATCATTAAACTACTTAAAGAGGCAGGGGCGACAGAG GTTCACATTCGAGTGGCATCTCCTCCGATTCGGTTCCCCTGCTACATGGGCATCAACATTCCTACCAAAGAGGAGCTCATCGCTAACAAACCAGAGTTCACGGACATTGCCGGATACATTG GGGCCACCAGCGTGCGGTACCTGTCTGTTCAGGGCCTGGTGGCAGCCGTCCAGGGTGGGACCGCGTCATTTGGGGGGAAGGAGCTGGAGATGATCAGCCCGAGCAACAACGGCATCAGGAGGCTGGGCCATTGCACAGCATGCCTGACAGGCAAATATCCTGTGGAACTGGAGTGGTGA
- the ppat gene encoding amidophosphoribosyltransferase isoform X1, with translation MEFEESGIGEECGVFGCVAAGEWPTQLEVGQILTLGLVALQHRGQESAGIVTSNGSSPPAYVTLKGMGLVNSAFKAEDLLKLRHGNLGIGHTRYSTTGISELQNCQPFVVDTLHGRIAVAHNGELVNAAALRKKVMRHGVGLSTCSDSELITQLLALTPPMEEADAPDWVARIKNLMTETPTSYSLLIMYKDVIYAVRDPYGNRPLSIGRMVPISKLHSSGGGEGDTEGWVISSESCSFQSIGAKYYREVQPGEIVQVSKYGVKSLCVVPRPEGEPPAFCIFEYVYFARPDSIFEGQMVYTVRQRCGHQLAIEAPTEADVVSTVPESATPAALGYAQESGLPYVEVLCKNRYVGRTFIQPNTRLRQLGVAKKFGALTDNFAGKRVVLIDDSIVRGNTISPIIKLLKEAGATEVHIRVASPPIRFPCYMGINIPTKEELIANKPEFTDIAGYIGATSVRYLSVQGLVAAVQGGTASFGGKELEMISPSNNGIRRLGHCTACLTGKYPVELEW, from the exons GGGTCAAGAAAGTGCAGGGATCGTTACAAGTAATGGGTCTTCTCCACCCGCATACGTCACCCTTAAG GGCATGGGGTTGGTGAACTCAGCATTTAAAGCAGAGGACTTGCTGAAACTGCGTCATGGCAACCTGGGGATTGGGCACACACGGTATTCCACCACAGGCATCTCCGAGCTGCAGAACTGTCAGCCATTCGTGGTGGACACCCTGCATGGCAGGATCGCCGTGGCACACAACGGTGAACTTGTCAATGCTGCTGCATTGCGCAAAAAG GTGATGAGACATGGTGTCGGCCTTTCCACCTGTTCGGACAGTGAGCTCATCACACAGCTTCTAGCTCTAACTCCGCCCATGGAGGAAGCTGATGCTCCTGATTGGGTAGCACG CATTAAGAACTTGATGACAGAGACACCTACTTCCTACTCCCTGCTGATAATGTACAAAGACGTGATCTATGCTGTGCGAGACCCATATGGGAACAGACCTCTCAGCATCGGACGTATGGTGCCCATCTCCAAACTACATAGTTCAG gtggaggagaaggagacacTGAAGGCTGGGTGATCTCCTCTGAGTCCTGCAGCTTCCAGTCCATCGGTGCCAA GTATTACCGTGAGGTACAGCCTGGAGAAATAGTGCAGGTCTCCAAGTATGGCGTCAAGAGCCTGTGTGTAGTACCTCGCCCTGAGGGAGAGCCTCCTGCCTTCTGCATATTTGAGTATGTTTACTTCGCCAGACCAGACTCCATATTTGAAG GTCAGATGGTGTATACGGTCCGGCAACGCTGTGGACACCAGCTGGCCATCGAAGCCCCCACTGAAGCAGATGTGGTCAGCACGGTTCCTGAGTCTGCAACGCCAGCAGCGTTGGGATACGCACAAGAG TCTGGCCTACCTTACGTAGAGGTCCTCTGCAAAAACCGATATGTTGGCAGAACTTTCATTCAACCAAACACTCGTTTGCGTCAACTCGGAGTGGCCAAGAAGTTTGGCGCATTGACTGACAACTTTGCTGGCAAACGAGTGGTGCTGATTGATGATTCTATCGTGAGGGGAAATACCATCTCACCCATCATTAAACTACTTAAAGAGGCAGGGGCGACAGAG GTTCACATTCGAGTGGCATCTCCTCCGATTCGGTTCCCCTGCTACATGGGCATCAACATTCCTACCAAAGAGGAGCTCATCGCTAACAAACCAGAGTTCACGGACATTGCCGGATACATTG GGGCCACCAGCGTGCGGTACCTGTCTGTTCAGGGCCTGGTGGCAGCCGTCCAGGGTGGGACCGCGTCATTTGGGGGGAAGGAGCTGGAGATGATCAGCCCGAGCAACAACGGCATCAGGAGGCTGGGCCATTGCACAGCATGCCTGACAGGCAAATATCCTGTGGAACTGGAGTGGTGA